The genomic interval CGCCGAGGACCGTGCCGAAGCGGGCGGAGGCGCGCACTCCGAACCAGCCCGCCACGGCGATGATCGCGGCGCCCGCGAGTGCCCACGGCCACCACAGGTTCTCCGGATACGAGGGCCACTCCTGGTGCAGGGTGCCCGCCGTGGTGAAGCCGAGTTGGAGGAGCAGGAGGGGCGGTACCAGTGATTCGACGAAGACGTAGCCCCAGCCGACCAGGAAGCCGACGGCCGGATGCAGTCCTTGTGCCGCGTAGGTGGCCACCGAGCCGGCGGCAGGCAGTTCGCGGGCCAGCTCGGCGACGCAGGACGCGGTGAACAGGCAGGCCACCAGCGCGATCAGCACCGACAGCGGCAGACTTCCGCCCGCGAAGGCCGCGCCCGACGGGATCGAGGCGGCGACCGCGGCGGCCGGCGCCATCGCCGTGACGCTTTGGAACAGGACCTCACGCAGCCCGACGGCATCCCGTCGCAGCATCCCTGTCCCAGCAGCCGTCTCCGGCCCTCGAACTGTCTCCCCCGACACGTGAATCCCCCCTCGTCCACTCGCATCCGCACCCGCATCCGCACACCGTCGTCATGACACGACGGCTGCGCCTCGCGTGAATCACGGTACGGCGGTTGCGGGTTGGGCAGTAGGGCGTGGCCGGCTTCCGTGGACGACGGCGGAGCTGTGGATAACTCGATCACTCGGACGGGTGAACCCGGCCGTGTTTCAGGCCTGTTCGGCCACGTTGTCCCCAGCTCGTCCGGCCACGATTCTCCCAGTCCGTTCGGCCACCGCCGCCGGATCGTCGAGGACGGCCCGCACCACCGAGTGCGCGGCTCCCAGCAGCGGACCCTCGGGCCCCAGCCGCGACACCGACACCGGACAGGCGGGCCCCGCCGTGCGCCGCGCCAACTCCGCCTCCAGCGAGGGCAGTAGCCAGGGCGCGAGACCGGACAGCGCGCCGCCCAGCACCACCAACTGCGGATCGAGCAGGTTGACCGCGCCGGTCAGTGCGATGCCGAGCGCAGTACCTGCGTCGTGCAGGGCACGTCGTACCGCCTCGTCGCCGTCTGCGGCGCGGGTCGCGAGCAGACCGACCCGGTCCGCGCCGGGCTCCAGCCCTGCGGCACGCAGCACCGCCTCCTCGCCCGCGTACTGTTCGAGGCATCCCCGCCCGCCGCACGCGCACTCCGGCCCGTCCGGACGCACCGGGACATGCCCCAACTCGCCCGCGAATCCTCGGGTTCCGCGCAGCAGCCCCCCGTCCACCACGACCGCGGCGCCGATGCCGATCTCGGCCGACACATGCAGGAAGTCGCGCGGAGTGGTCTCGCCCAGCCAGAGTTCGGCGAGCCCGCCGAAGTTCGCCTCGTTGTCCACCGTGGGCGGGAGTTCGGCGGGCAGCAGGGCGCCGACATCCGTGTCGTGCCAGTCGAGGTTCGGGGCGCGGACGACCGTACGGCCGTCGCGTGCGACCAGGCCGGGCACGGCGACCGCGAGTCCGGCCGGCCACAGGCCCTCCGCGTCCGCCTCGGCGACGATCTGCCGTACCAGGGCGGTGAGTTCGGCGAGTACCGGTTCGGGGGAGCGGCCGCGGTTCACGCCGTGCCGTACGGCACGCGCGCGTATCTCGCCGCGCAGATCGACCGCGCAGACCGCGAGATGGTCGACGCCGATCTCCGCGCCGATCCCGGCCGGGCCGCGTCCGCTGACGGCGAGCGCCGATCCGGGCCGGCCCACCCGGCCGGGCCGCTCGGGGCCCAGCTCTTCGAGGAGCCCCGACCGGATCAGCTCGTCCACCAGCGTCGACACCGCCGCACGGGTCAGCCCGATGCGCGAGGCCACGGCAGCACGCGACAGCGGACCCTCGGCGCTCACCGTGTGCATCACGCGCGCGAGGTTGCGCCGGCGCATGCCCTGCTGGGTATCGGGCAGGGCACGCCCGGACCCCGCGGGGTGCGCCTCGTGCAGCGGTGCGCTCATGCCTCCGTCAGTCCTCGGTCGGTGTGCGTCAACGGGCGTCCGGCCCCCGTTCGAGCAGCGGAGCCGCGTCGGAGAGTACCCCGGAGATCCTGGCCAGCGTCGCCTCGTCGCGCTCCACGGCGTCCAGCACCGGCCCGTCCGCCGTGTTCCAACGCCGGGCCACCGCGGCCGGGTCCTCGCCGGTCAGCAGCCCCGCGGCCTGCGCGGCGGCACCGAGCGCGACCAGTTCCTTCGCCTCGGGCACCTGGACCGGCCGCCCCGACAGCCGCCGTACGGTCTCCTGCCAGGCCGTGCCCCGGGCGCCCCCGCCGATCAGCAGCAACGGCGTGGTGCGGTCCGCGTCCTCGTCGAGGACCAGGTCGAGCGCGCCCAGCAGGGCGTGCACGGCGCCGTCGTAGGCGGCCTGGAGGAGTTGGCCGCCGGTGGTGTCGTGGCGCAGGCCGTGTAGCAGGCCCGAGGCGTTGGGCAGGTTCGGGGTGCGCTCGCCGTCCAGGTAGGGCAGCAGCGTGACCGAAGTGCCGGGTTCTACGGCTTCCCGGTCCAGGCCCAGCAGTGCCGCGACCCGGTCCACGGCGAGCGTGCAGTTCAGGGTGCAGGCCAGGGGCAGCCAGTCGCCGTGCGCGTCGGCGAAGCCCGCGACTGTGCCGGACGGGTCGGCGGGGCGGTGCTTCGACACCGCGTACACGGTGCCCGACGTGCCGAGGCTGAGCACGGGGACCCCGGGGCGCAGCCCGAGGCCCAGTGCGGCGGCCGCGTTGTCGCCGGTGCCCGGCGCGACCAACGTGCCCTTGGAGAACGGCAGATCGTGGCAGTCGCGCACCGTCCCCGCCACCTCGCCCGGCCGCACCACCCGGGGCAGCAGCGCCGGGTCGAGCCCCACATGCCGAAGGATCTCCTCGTCGTACGACTCGGTCCCCGACGCCCACCAGCCCGTGCCGGAGGCGTCGCCCCGGTCGGTGGTGCCCTGCCCGGTGAGCCGCTCGGTGAGGTAGTCGTGAGGGAGGCGTACGGCCGCCGTGGCGCGCACCGCCTCCGGCTCGTGCTCGGCGAGCCAGGCCCACTTCGTGACCGTGAAGGAGGCGCCGGGCACACTGCCGGTGCGCTCCGCCCAGGCCTTCGGACCGCCCAGTTCCTCGATCAGGCGGCGGGCCTGCGGCGCGGAGCGCACGTCGTTCCACAGCAGCGCCGGGCGCACCGGCTCGCCCTGGGCGTCCAGGGTGACCAGGCCGTGCTGCTGGCCGCCGATCGACACGGCCGCCGCCTCGTGGGCCGCGTCCCCGCACTGGCGCAGGGCCTCGCACAGGGCGTCCCACCACTGGCGGGGGTCGCTCTCGCGGCCCGCCCCCGAGGTGACGGTGTGCGGCGCCTGGCCACTCGCGACGATCCGTCCGGTGGACACATCGACGACCAGTGCCTTCGTGGACTGGGTGGACGTGTCCACGCCGACGACGAGCGGACCCTCGGCTGCTGACATCGGGTTCTCCCTTTTTCCGCGGCTCTGCGGGCTCTGAGCTGGTGTTTTCAAGGCTTTCCGGGGTGCGGTGACCCGTACCCCACTCCTTCAGGGACACCTTGTCCCTTCCCAGAGCTGCGTGTGCATACTAATTTGTAAACCGCCATGACGAAATAGTCGCAGCGAAGCAACAAGGAGCCGCGTCATGAACTACCAGCCCACCCCCGAGGACAGGTTCACCTTCGGCCTTTGGACCGTCGGCTGGCAGGGAAGGGACCCGTTCGGCGACGCCACCCGCCGTGCCCTCGACCCGGTCGAGACGGTGCAGCGCCTGTCCGAGCTCGGCGCCCACGGTGTGACCTTCCACGACGACGACCTGATCCCCTTCGGGTCCTCGGACACCGAGCGCGAGTCGCACATCAAGCGCTTCCGTGAGGCCCTCGACGCGACCGGCATGAAGGTGCCGATGGCGACCACGAACCTCTTCACACACCCGGTCTTCAAGGACGGCGCGTTCACCGCCAACGACCGCGACGTGCGCCGCTACGCGCTGCGCAAGACGATCCGCAACATCGACCTCGCGGTCGAACTGGGCGCCGAGACCTACGTCGCCTGGGGCGGCCGCGAGGGCGCCGAGTCCGGCGCCGCCAAGGACGTACGCGTCGCCCTCGACCGCATGAAGGAGGCCTTCGACCTCCTCGGCGAGTACGTCACCGACCAGGGCTACAGCATCAAGTTCGCCATCGAGCCCAAGCCGAACGAGCCCCGCGGCGACATCCTCCTCCCCACCGTCGGCCACGCCCTGGCGTTCATCGAGCGCCTGGAGCGCCCGGAGCTCTACGGCGTCAACCCCGAGGTCGGCCACGAGCAGATGGCCGGGCTCAACTTCCCGCACGGCATCGCCCAGGCCCTGTGGGCGGGCAAGCTCTTCCACATCGACCTCAACGGCCAGTCCGGCATCAAGTACGACCAGGACCTGCGCTTCGGCAACGGCGACCTGCGCGCCGCCTTCTGGCTGGTCGACCTCCTGGAGAGCGCCGGTTACGCCGGCCCGAAGCACTTCGACTTCAAGCCGCCGCGTACCGAGGACCTCGACGGCGTGTGGGCGTCCGCGGCCGGCTGCATGCGCAATTACCTGATCCTCAAGGAGCGTTCGGCCGCGTTCCGCGGCGACCCGGTGGTCCAGGAGGCGCTGCGCGCCTCGCGTCTGGACGAGCTGGCGCAGCAGACCGCGGCGGACGGCCTCAAGTCGCTGCTCGCGGACCGCTCGGCGTTCGAGGACTTCGACATCGAGGCGGCCGCCCAGCGCGGGATGGCCTTCGAGCAGCTCGACCAGCTCGCTCTGGACCACCTCCTGGGAGCACGCGGCTGACCGCACGCACGCGTGCGTCACTCACGAGCCCGTTGCTGTCCGTGAGTTGCCGATCGTGACCGACCCCCGCGCGGAATGCTCCGGAATCATGCGATCCATGGCATGAGCCCGTATCAACCACCGCGCGGGGGTCGCGCCATGACCTCTGCGAGGCGACTCTTGGCGGTATGGCCATGCCGCCCGTACCGCCTCGACCGCCCGGGCCTCCGGGCGCCGCCCCGCCTCCGGGAGGCGGCTTCGGACCGCCACCTCCTGGAGACTTCGGACACCCGCCGGGAGGGGACTACGGGGACGGGGATCATGGGCCGCCTCCTCGCAGGCGCCCCCGGCCGCTGTTCATCCTGCTCGCCGTGGTCGTGGCCGCCGGAGCCGTCACCGCCATCGTGCTGATGGCTCGCGGGGGACATGACTCACCGGACAAGAAGACGCCGGCGGAGAGCAGTTCGAGCACGAGCCGCAGCCCGTCCCTCACTCTCCCGACAAAGCTCCCGACCAGCCTGCCGACGAAGCTCCCGACCGCGCTTCCGTCGAACCTCCCCTCGGAACTGCCGAGCGAGGTTCCCAGCGACATCGAATCCCTGCTCCCGTCCCTGTTCGGCTAGCCGCCTCAGGAGCCGACGGACGCTCAGATGCCGTGCGGCAGCTTCAGGTACACCACGGTCGTCTCGATACCGCTGTCGACCAACCGCCCCTGCGCGTCGAACGCGCCCGCGCCGTCTGTCATCCCGAAGTCGTTGTCATTCACAAGGGCGAGCGTGTCGTGATCCACGCGCGCGATGCCCTCGATCTTCTGCGGCACCCCGGCGACGGTCCCCAGGTCGACGACCAGCTTCTTGGCCAGCACCGGGACACCCGCGGCGGTCGGGTCGTCGAGCTGCTCCAGCGACGGGGACGTCGTGTCGTCGCCGTAGCGACCACCAAGGATGTTCGACTTGCGCCCCAGCTGGACCAGTTGGAGCCGGGCCGCCTTGTCGGTGCGCTCCTCGACCAGCAGTCGGTCGTCGCCCACGGCGACCACCGAGGAGATCTTGAGCTCGGAGGTGTCGTCCTCACTGGGGTCGACCACGTTCACCGGGTCGAAGCGGTACGCGTACTCCGCCGTGACCGCCTTCTTCTTCGTGGAGAAGCGCAGCAGACGGGTGTTGAGCGACGCGTCCCCGGCGTCCCCGTCCGGCAGCGACAGCGGGCTCTGCAGGGCCATCACCAGGTCGCCGCCGGGCAGTTGGGCGAGCCCCTCGAAGCCGCGGTTGATCTTCCGGTGCAGCAGGACGGCCGGCAGCGCCTCCACCACCGGGTAGTCGGCCCCGGCCAGGTGCAGCCCCTTGGGCACGTACCGGGTGAGCACCTTCCCGCGCGCGGAGACATGCACCAGGGAGGGCCCGTACTCGTCGACGAGCCAAAAGGAGCCGTCCCCGGCCCGCACGATGCCCTCCGTGTCCAGCCCGTTCGGGTTGTACGACAGCGCCGTCTGCGCGTCGTAGGAGTACGGCGCCTCGTCGCGTCCCTGCTGGTTCGACAGCCCGGTGACCGCCTTCCCGGAGGACGTGGTGATCGGGTGGGCGTCCAGGACCTTCACCGTGTCCCCGGAGACACGGATCTTCACGATCGCCGGGTCGAAACCGGGCACGGGGAATGTTCGGCGCTTCGTCCCGCCGACCTTGATCTGGCCGTTGGGCCCGCGGTCGGTGATCGTCCAGTACTCGCCCTTGCGGCCGGCCGGATAGATGTCGCTGCCGATACCGCCGAGGTCCACTCCCCGGTCGTTGTCCACCGTCCCGGGCAGCAGCGCGTTGCTGAACGTGCCGAGCGGGATGTCGCCCAGCGTCGCCGTCCGCGTGACATGGGCGGCCCCGGCCTTCGCGGGGGCTCCTGCGGCCGTACCGGCGGCCACGAGGGCGACCACCACGGCGAGCGGAATACCCGCCGCGACGGGACGACGGGCGCGGGGTCGGACGAGGTCGTGCGGGGACATCGGGCCTCCTGAGGACAAGTTGGCTGACAGCGGCCAGAGTTGGCGCTCATGAGGAACGATGCTCGACGGTGAGGTGAATCCGGGGTGTCCGCCGCTTGTCGGGCGAGCGCGGCATCTGGGAGGGGGCGGCCATGTGATTCGATCGCGTCCCGTGGCGCTGTCGACTGCACAGGCCCGGGGACAGGTCCCTACCCTTCCGCCCGGTCGCCGAGGGCGAGTTCGAGGCCTGGGCCCGTGACCGGGTTGACCGCCGCCGAACTCGGCACGGCCTTCCTCGGCGGTACCACGCTCGCGTCCCTCCCCGCGGCCGGCCTCGTCGAGGAACTGCGAGCCGGAGCCCTGGCCCGAGCGACGGCGGCGTTCCGCGCGGACCGGGAGCCGTTCTACCAGGGGGCTGGGCGTTCCCGGCCTACTGGTCACAAGGGTTCGGGAGAGCATCTACTGGGGCGCGCCGAACCACTTGGGCAGTCGGCTGAACAGGTCCTCCTGGTCGTCGCCGACCCACGCCACGTGGCCGTCCGGCCGCAGAAGCACCGCGGGTGCGTCCAATTCCTCGCTGACGTCGACTACGTAGTCGACGCGATCCGCCCAACCCGTGACCGAGAGTCGGCCGGTCTGGTCGAGCAGGAGGCCTCGGCCGGCGCGCATCAACTCGTAGAGGCGCTCTTGCTTCAGCTTCATGTCCCGCAGTCGTCGGCCGAGCAGTTCGTGGCCCTCGCCGAAGTCGTAGCGGATCCCGACCGCGGTGATCATCTCGGTCACGTACCGGTTCACCTCCTCGAAGTCCATCAGCGTCGAGAACAGCTCCCGTAGTGCGGTCGGACCGGGATCGGTCCCCAGGAGCGTGATCTGCGCGCGCGTGTTGGCGATGACTCGGGCGCCTACAGGGTGTCGTTCGGTGTGATAGCTGTCCAACAACCCTTCCGGCGCCCAGCTGTTGACCTCGGCAGCCAGCTTCCAGCCGAGGTTGAACGCGTCCTGCACACCCAGGTTGAGCCCCTGCCCGCCGGTCGGCGGATGGATGTGCGCCGCGTCGCCGGCCAGCAGGACCCGGTCGACCCGGTAGCGCTCGGCCTGCCGGGTCGCGTCGCCGAAGCGGGACAGCCAGCGTGGCGAGTGCACGCCGAAGTCGGAGCCCGCGACGGCCCGTAGCCGCTGCTTGAAGTCATCGAGGGTCGGCGCGGTCGCACGGTCCTCGGCAACGCCGTCGGCGGGCACGACGACGCGGTACACGCCGTTCTCGCCGGGGCTGACGCCGAACCGCAGTTGGGTCTTGCGGACCTCCTCGACGGCGGCGGCGATGGTCGCCGGATCCTCCGCCACCTCCATCTCGCCCAGCAGCGTCTCGACCGTCGCTGGCTCGCCGGGGAAACCGACGCCGAGCACCTTGCGTACCGTGCTGCGGCCGCCGTCGCATCCGACGACGTAGCGCGAGCGCAGCTGCGAGCCGTCCGACAGCTCGACGGTCACCCCGTCCTCGGCCTGACTCAACCCGATCACCTCGCAGCCGCGTCGGATCTCGGTGCCGAGTTCGACGGCGCGCTCTTCGAGCAGCCGCTCGGTGACCGGCTGCGGGGTGGCGACGCCGTACGGGTGGGCCGTGTCCGACCGGTCCGGCCACGGTTTGACGATGCCTCCGAAGAGACCGCCCGCCTGGAACTTCTCACTGACCGCGAGGAACCGGTCGAGGAGGCCGCGCTGGTCCATGATCTCGACACTGCGCGCGTGCAGACCCTGCCCGCGGGACTCCCCGGTCTGCTCGGTCAACTTCTCCAGCACGACCACGTGCACGCCGTGCAGCCGCAACTCGCAGGCCAGCATCAAGCCGGTCGGTCCGCCGCCGACCACGATCACGTCAATCATCAGAACGCCCATCCAAGGAGATTCGTTTCCGGTCGGCCGCTCCGTGGAACTGCGCTTCGCGATCTTTCGTTTCCGCAGGTCCCGGCCTCGGTCGGCCATTTTGCGGGACGACCCGGGCCTTGCCGCAAGCCCCCGGCTGCGCTATACCTTGGGTGTGGCAAGGAGTGGACGAACTCCTTGCCATCGCCTTTTTCCGGGTACCTCTCCGCAGGCTCGATCCCTGGGGACCGACTCGGCGAGGGTGTCGTCAACCCCCCTGTGAGGACCCGGCTGACCCCCGTACGGACACGGGGGGTTCCGCCATGGTCGCGACCGGTCACCGATTCGTACGTTTGCTCAGGTCAGCCCGTTGCCTGAGAGAGCCGGAGATCGGACATGTCCCAGACCACCGCAGTCATCGGCGCGCAGGATCCGGGGGATGCCGTCGTGGCGCCCCCAGGAAGCGAGTTCGCGCCCCTCCTGCGCACGGTCAAGGGAAGAGGACTGCTGGAGCGGCGATATGCCTGGTACGCGCGCTGCATCGCCGCCAACACCCTCGCGCTGGGCGGAATCGTCACCGGCATCGTCCTGATCGGCGACTCCTGGCTGACGCTGCTCCTGGCCCCGCTGCTGGCTGTGTTCGGCGCCCGCACGGCCTTCATAGGCCATGACGCGGGCCACTCCCAGATCGCCGGCGGCAAGGCCGTCAACCGGATCATCGGCCTGATCCACGGCAATCTGCTGCTGGGGATGAGTTACTCCTGGTGGAACGACAAGCACAACCGTCACCATGCCAACCCCAATCACATCGACAAGGATCCGGACGTCGTCGCCGACGTCCTCGTCTTCACCGGCGAGCAGGCCAAGGACCGTTCAGGGTTCCGGCGGTGGCTCACCCGCAACCAGGCATGGCTGTTCTTCCCGCTCACGCTGCTCGAAGGCGTCGCCCTCAAGGTCCACGGTTTCCAGGATCTGCGGCGCCAGCCCCGTCGCGAGCGGATCGTCGAAGGCGCTCTTCTGGTGAGCCATGTCGTGGCCTACGCGACGCTGCTGCTCATCTCGATGTCCCCGGGGAAGGCACTCGCGTTCGCCGCACTGCACCAGGCCCTGTTCGGCCTGCACCTTGGCCTGGCCTTCGCGCCCAACCACAAGGGCATGGAGATGCCGGACCCGAACGGGGAACGGTGGGGCCACCTCCGCCGCCAGGTCCTCACCTCGCGGAACATCCGGGGTGGCGTCCTGACCGACTGGTTCCTCGGCAGCCTCAACTACCAGATCGAACACCACCTCTTCCCGAGCATGCCACGCCCCGATCTGCGGCTCGCACAACCCCTGGTGCGCGCCCACTGTCAGGATGTGGGTATCCCCTACGTGGAGACGGGGCTCGTCGACTCCTACCGGCAGGCCCTGCGCCACCTCCACGAGGTGGGGGAGCCGCTGCGCATGGAGTGGACGGAGTGACGGAACGACCGACGGCCCGGATACCAGTAGGGGAAGCGCCTCAGGGATGTCTCAGGGTCGCGATCCGGAACTGTGCGGAGCGCGGACCCGTTTTCAGATCAGAGAGCGGCTGCGGCCGCGGAGGAGGCGACATATGTCGAAGAACGCGAAGATCGCCGTAGGAGGTGTGGCGGTCGGACTGATCCTGTTGATCTGGCTGCCCTGGTGGGTCTCATTCCTGATCGTCGTGGGAGTGCCGACGGCCGCATACCTCACGCTGGACCCCTCGCAGCGGCGTCGGCTGCGCCGCGTGGCAGGCAAGGAGATCGGCCGCTGACCCACGGATGCCCGGCTGCGATCCCGGGTGGCCTACGGGAGCAGATCACAGCACAGCGCCGTCCGCGGGACTGCCGGTAGCAGCCCTGCGGACGGTGCGCTGCCGAACACCGTCCACGAACCGGGCTCTCCTCGTCGACCCGGTCGATCGAGCGTGACCCGGACGTGCGGGCCTTCGGACGCCCAGATCCGCGCCCAAGGGCTCAACTCGGCCGCACGGCAAGCTTGTCGAGTGCCTCCAAGAGACCGGGAAGCTCGGGTCCCCGGCCGACCGGCAGTACCTCGCCGGGCTCGTCGTCGAGGAGGACGAACGCTATGTCGTCGGTTCGGGCGACCAGCGACCAGCCGGGGCCGTCGGCGCGCAGCGTGCGTGCGTCGCCCGGTGCGAAGGACGATCTGACGCGGCCGAGGGGCGGCGGGGAGTCGACGTACGCGCGGACCTCCGTCAGCACCCGACGGACCCCGCTGTGGCCCGCCTGAGGGCCTTCCCCGGTGTCGCCCGCAGAGGCGCCGTCCGCCGCGTTGTCGTCCGCCGGAGTCCCATCCGCCTCCGACGCGGCGCCGGGGGTGGCAGCTTCGCGGATGGCGTCCGAGGCGGCCTTGCCCGTCGTCGACGCGTCGCCCGCCCCGTGCTGGGCCTCCTGCGCCTCCTGAACCTCCTGGGCCGAGAAGGTCGAGTCGTCGATCTGCTCGCGCCACAAGGCCCATTGCAGCGCGATCTCGTCGGCACCGAGCCGTCGTTGTGCCGGACCCCAGGTGGTGGTGTCCGGCGGAGTCAGCGGTGGCCGGTCCACGAGGTCGGGGTCCGGATCGTGCGGCGCGGGCACGTTGGGAGCCGCGACGGCGACCGCGAGCGGCCAGCCCGGCAGGGCGGCGACCACCGTGCGCTCGCTCGGCGACAGGTCGTACTCCATGCCGCAGTCCCAGGACGCGATGGCGACCGCGACCAGTGACACGTCGTCGATGACGACCGTCCACCGCGACCCGTCGCCGTCCTGGCCGAGAACCAGGCCGTACCCGTCGGCGAGCGGCGCCATACCGAGCGCAGCACAGGCCTCCGGGTAGTCGTCGCCCAGCACACTCGGGAACTTCGCCGGCGTCAGCAGCACCGCCGTGAGCACATAGAGCGCATCGTCCTCGGCGGCGACGGCCTCTTCATCCGTGTCGGCCATCCCAGCCTCCCCATCATTCGTCCAACCGCGCGCACCCTAGTGTGCGCGGAAGGCGCTTGTCACGACTCCCAAGTACACCCGGAGCTGCAGTTTTCCGGCTGGACAGGGCGAAATGACCTCCGGTGACCCGAACTGTCAGGCCGCGGGGAGCCCAAGAAGCGCACGAGCCACCGTCCTTGGCGACTCGTCACGCTCCCTGGCGAGCGCGACGACGGCCCGGCATGCCAGCTCGCTCACCCCGAAGGACAGCGCCTCCGGCGACACCCAGCCCGCGGCCTCGTCGATCCGGTCCTGATCGTCCTCCGCGCGGGCCGAGACGTACACGGCGGCGGCCTCGAAGAGATTGTGCGGGCGCCGTTGTGGGCTGCTGCTCGGTTCCGCGCGCGTGGAGGTGAGAAATCTGGCGAAGGTCTTACGGGGCCTGTCGAACATGCTGACCACCTTCCCCCTGCGTGGTTCTCTGTCGCTGACCGTTCATCTACTGCTGCCCAACGTAGAGTTGGAGTCGCGGCGACAGAAGAGGAACGGTGCGGTGAAGCGCACGCATCGAGCACTCCGCGCGGGGGCGGGTCAGCCGTCGAGAGAGTCCAACGGGGCGCTCAGCCAGGTCAGTTCGGTGTGGCTCGTGGCCCGGGCGATCGTGAGGATGCCGCGCCGGCGCAGTGTCATGTTCGACAACCCGGAAGCCTTCACGGCGCCGGTCGCGGGAAACGTGTGACCCGCGCGCGGGCTCAGCTCTCGCGCAACGCCAGTGCCAGGAAGCGGACGTCCTCGTCGGCGTACGACGTCATGCGCCACCCCGAACCGGCCAGGAGCGGGCGGAGATTGGGCTCCGCGCGCAGGTCGTCCGGTGTGATCTGCCGTCCCTGACGCGCCGCGAGCGCCGCCCGGCCGATCGGATGGAACAGGGCCAGCGTGCCGCCGGGGCGCACCACACGCGCCAACTCCCGCAGATTCTTTTCGGGTTGGGGCAGATGGGCGATGAGGCCCGCCGCGAACACGGCGTCGAGCGATTCCGACCGCAGCGGCAGCGCGGCGACGTCGGCGAGCAGCAGGTGCCCGTCGCGGCCCCGTCCGGCCCGTACGCCGGCCTCCAGCATGGCCGGGGTCAGGTCGGCCCCGAGCACCACTCCGGACCGGCCCACGGCCCCACGGAGCGGCGGCAGCGCACGCCCGGTCCCGCAGCCCGCGTCCAGCACCCGGTCTCCCGCGCGCAGTCCGAGTTCGGCGACCGCGGCGGCGTAGGCGGGGCCGTCGTCCGGAAAGCGGCTGTCCCAGTCGGCGGCGCGCGCCCCGAAGAACTCCTGGACGTGTGTGTGGTCGTCGCTCATGTTCCGCATGATCCCTCACCGACACGGATGACGCTTCGGTGCACATGTTCGAGCGTGACGCGGTCGTTCAGGTACCTCTCTGCGTCACATTGCAACACCTTTCGAAATGCGCCCCCTTTGTGCACCCGTGCCCCTACTAGCGTCCCCTGGTCATGGGACACCTGGACCACGCCACCTTCGGCTGGCTGACCCCCGTGCTGTCATACGTGATGGCCTGCATGGGCTCCGCACTCGGGCTGCGCTGCACCGTCCGCGCGCTCGGCGCGACCGGCCGGTCGCGCCGCAACTGGCTCATCACCGCGGCCTCAGCACTCGGCACCGGCATCTGGACCATGCACTTCGTGGC from Streptomyces sp. NBC_01288 carries:
- a CDS encoding ROK family transcriptional regulator; its protein translation is MSAPLHEAHPAGSGRALPDTQQGMRRRNLARVMHTVSAEGPLSRAAVASRIGLTRAAVSTLVDELIRSGLLEELGPERPGRVGRPGSALAVSGRGPAGIGAEIGVDHLAVCAVDLRGEIRARAVRHGVNRGRSPEPVLAELTALVRQIVAEADAEGLWPAGLAVAVPGLVARDGRTVVRAPNLDWHDTDVGALLPAELPPTVDNEANFGGLAELWLGETTPRDFLHVSAEIGIGAAVVVDGGLLRGTRGFAGELGHVPVRPDGPECACGGRGCLEQYAGEEAVLRAAGLEPGADRVGLLATRAADGDEAVRRALHDAGTALGIALTGAVNLLDPQLVVLGGALSGLAPWLLPSLEAELARRTAGPACPVSVSRLGPEGPLLGAAHSVVRAVLDDPAAVAERTGRIVAGRAGDNVAEQA
- the xylB gene encoding xylulokinase, translating into MSAAEGPLVVGVDTSTQSTKALVVDVSTGRIVASGQAPHTVTSGAGRESDPRQWWDALCEALRQCGDAAHEAAAVSIGGQQHGLVTLDAQGEPVRPALLWNDVRSAPQARRLIEELGGPKAWAERTGSVPGASFTVTKWAWLAEHEPEAVRATAAVRLPHDYLTERLTGQGTTDRGDASGTGWWASGTESYDEEILRHVGLDPALLPRVVRPGEVAGTVRDCHDLPFSKGTLVAPGTGDNAAAALGLGLRPGVPVLSLGTSGTVYAVSKHRPADPSGTVAGFADAHGDWLPLACTLNCTLAVDRVAALLGLDREAVEPGTSVTLLPYLDGERTPNLPNASGLLHGLRHDTTGGQLLQAAYDGAVHALLGALDLVLDEDADRTTPLLLIGGGARGTAWQETVRRLSGRPVQVPEAKELVALGAAAQAAGLLTGEDPAAVARRWNTADGPVLDAVERDEATLARISGVLSDAAPLLERGPDAR
- the xylA gene encoding xylose isomerase codes for the protein MNYQPTPEDRFTFGLWTVGWQGRDPFGDATRRALDPVETVQRLSELGAHGVTFHDDDLIPFGSSDTERESHIKRFREALDATGMKVPMATTNLFTHPVFKDGAFTANDRDVRRYALRKTIRNIDLAVELGAETYVAWGGREGAESGAAKDVRVALDRMKEAFDLLGEYVTDQGYSIKFAIEPKPNEPRGDILLPTVGHALAFIERLERPELYGVNPEVGHEQMAGLNFPHGIAQALWAGKLFHIDLNGQSGIKYDQDLRFGNGDLRAAFWLVDLLESAGYAGPKHFDFKPPRTEDLDGVWASAAGCMRNYLILKERSAAFRGDPVVQEALRASRLDELAQQTAADGLKSLLADRSAFEDFDIEAAAQRGMAFEQLDQLALDHLLGARG
- a CDS encoding esterase-like activity of phytase family protein; amino-acid sequence: MSPHDLVRPRARRPVAAGIPLAVVVALVAAGTAAGAPAKAGAAHVTRTATLGDIPLGTFSNALLPGTVDNDRGVDLGGIGSDIYPAGRKGEYWTITDRGPNGQIKVGGTKRRTFPVPGFDPAIVKIRVSGDTVKVLDAHPITTSSGKAVTGLSNQQGRDEAPYSYDAQTALSYNPNGLDTEGIVRAGDGSFWLVDEYGPSLVHVSARGKVLTRYVPKGLHLAGADYPVVEALPAVLLHRKINRGFEGLAQLPGGDLVMALQSPLSLPDGDAGDASLNTRLLRFSTKKKAVTAEYAYRFDPVNVVDPSEDDTSELKISSVVAVGDDRLLVEERTDKAARLQLVQLGRKSNILGGRYGDDTTSPSLEQLDDPTAAGVPVLAKKLVVDLGTVAGVPQKIEGIARVDHDTLALVNDNDFGMTDGAGAFDAQGRLVDSGIETTVVYLKLPHGI
- the rox gene encoding rifampin monooxygenase, encoding MIDVIVVGGGPTGLMLACELRLHGVHVVVLEKLTEQTGESRGQGLHARSVEIMDQRGLLDRFLAVSEKFQAGGLFGGIVKPWPDRSDTAHPYGVATPQPVTERLLEERAVELGTEIRRGCEVIGLSQAEDGVTVELSDGSQLRSRYVVGCDGGRSTVRKVLGVGFPGEPATVETLLGEMEVAEDPATIAAAVEEVRKTQLRFGVSPGENGVYRVVVPADGVAEDRATAPTLDDFKQRLRAVAGSDFGVHSPRWLSRFGDATRQAERYRVDRVLLAGDAAHIHPPTGGQGLNLGVQDAFNLGWKLAAEVNSWAPEGLLDSYHTERHPVGARVIANTRAQITLLGTDPGPTALRELFSTLMDFEEVNRYVTEMITAVGIRYDFGEGHELLGRRLRDMKLKQERLYELMRAGRGLLLDQTGRLSVTGWADRVDYVVDVSEELDAPAVLLRPDGHVAWVGDDQEDLFSRLPKWFGAPQ
- a CDS encoding fatty acid desaturase family protein, which produces MSQTTAVIGAQDPGDAVVAPPGSEFAPLLRTVKGRGLLERRYAWYARCIAANTLALGGIVTGIVLIGDSWLTLLLAPLLAVFGARTAFIGHDAGHSQIAGGKAVNRIIGLIHGNLLLGMSYSWWNDKHNRHHANPNHIDKDPDVVADVLVFTGEQAKDRSGFRRWLTRNQAWLFFPLTLLEGVALKVHGFQDLRRQPRRERIVEGALLVSHVVAYATLLLISMSPGKALAFAALHQALFGLHLGLAFAPNHKGMEMPDPNGERWGHLRRQVLTSRNIRGGVLTDWFLGSLNYQIEHHLFPSMPRPDLRLAQPLVRAHCQDVGIPYVETGLVDSYRQALRHLHEVGEPLRMEWTE